TAATTAAGTtatcattaaatttattatacaGCTCGGCTGTAGAGAGATATCCTGTCTACTGTCTCCTTATACCACAGTTCCGGGAGATTTTGAAGAAGGTGAAATTTTAGGTGGTGATGAAGGTGAAGTAGGTATATTAGTTGAACTACTTGTATTGGATGATTTAGGTGGTGAAACTGGTTGCagctgcaaaaaaaaatttgaaaaggtTTTTAAACTATTCCGTGCTGAGGTAAAACTtggtatttcatatttatcgGGGAAGAGAATAAAGCaacaagataaatatgaaaaataatgaaaccaTATAATGGAGCCTCTAGTTTAGTCATTGTTATGTCTAAAGCAAGGTTTTTCCAAATGGGAGAAGAAAAGGGTGATTCTCTGAGGCCACAAAAAAAGACATTTATCAAATGCCATgaccaaagcgtatatataactCAAGCGAGGCAACTCTCAGACAATGGACaccatcttgtgcctattgttctcaGTCATCTTACATGGCGCCTTATGGGAATTTCGCACACAACTATTGAAACATACTTactattttcactaatatttttaGGTAGAAAGAATTTCAAAGTCACGTTTCGAAGGAGAATCTCAGCCGAACACGTTGATATACTATGATGtttgccaaattacatttatagtaatttcCCCACATTTCCCAAAGACGGCACAAAATGACGTCCATGGACTTGTTTAgacattaggcaagttggttgcaGACTGTTAGCCATGACTGcattaatttaaagtaaacTAACTgtgatttgtttaattttttgactGCAATGCATTTATTTCCTACAGGGAGACTAAGCAATTTTAAAGAAAAGCAGGGCCTACAATGTTGAGAGTCTTTGAAGGAGACCACGGGTGATGGAAGTTTGCGAACCACTGGTGTAAAGTATGAAATAAAAAGCTGGTTGATTTTCCAAAATGTGGACATGATTGGTGGCGGAGTCATAACTATGGTACTaaaatattgtgtattgaactgcaggtcttTTCCCTTATCTTCTCCCTACTTAGGATTAGCATTTGACACAAaaatgcttgaacgagatagtattaagAATGATGAATCAGAATAACATAATCTTTATTCTTCAGCCATGTACATCAATTAATTTGTGCTAAATTCCcttttaaatatgaaatatcttgatatacattttttaacaatgaatagaaatcgtcaatttttcaaattagttTCCACCATTTATGATTCATAGGTAGATTAGTAGGTAGCATCATCACATTacagcagcaaaattttgaTATGGAAATTCTATGTATAGTAATTTTTTTGGCAGAATTTATTTCTGATTTACTACCAGTGTGCATTAGTAATGTCAATTCTTGACTAAAAATCATTTATTCTTCCATTAACTCTTACCAAATGCTGGTGTGGCCTTGCCCATGTCTGAATAAAACCATCTTGACATGCAGTTACAATACTGTCTTCTTGAAAACTAATAGAATTAAGTCGACCCTGTATGAATAGAATACAATAGTAAtagtaaatatataatttgaaacaTGCAAAATATTTAGTTTCACGATATGGTTAGAGATTTTGAAAGCAAGTCTCTAATGTTTTCATTGTTATCGAAACAGCTTTACCACATTTTTCGAAGATACGTCAAGAAATTAAAGATGCTAGAAATTGGGAAACATGACTTGTTTGTCTGTTGTTGAAACAATATTGTGGATACTACTTTGTGAAATTCATCATCTATACAACTAATAACTTTAGTGTTCAATAGAAAAGTAGCAGACATATTGGCATGGTTGGCTAAGTGTTTTTAGCATCAAGGTGAAAGATCTTGGCTGGAGTTCTGGTTGGCAAAGTTAGTGTTCAACCCCAATctacatttattcattttatagaaTACCAAATTGTATGCATGAAGGAATTGAAACTAGGAGACGACCAGGAGGGGAACCATATACAAGGTCATATACAGATAATGTAGACTAATGAATGGATCACTGAGTTAACGCCAGAGGAACTTTTGTTGTTTTATGGGagaaaaatattactttgtatttgGTGTGGTTTTCttcatattgtttatttatttagtatcattacttatcgatcttaaggttggttgataggtatttgtctgtctgtttgtttgtctgttaaatgaacgcgatatctcaagaaggcgaggttgaatctgctccaaattttgcatgtgcattcatcatatctcggacaagaagcctatcgattttggatgaattatgtcgtataataagcgagttatcaattaattagtgataggacacgcGGTATCACTACAGAATCATGAATcgaaccgcagtttcgatcgatgagtcttcggtcaccgaccgatattcttgttgtAATATTGTAAACTATTCAAACTGTGCAGAAGGTAGAATACGAGCTGCAGGTAACACTAGCTAAGGATCCATTAATAAGGATTGAAGAAATAACAAGGAACAGTGAGAGAGGAATAAGGATATCCAAATAAGCAAAGGAAAAAATGTATAGAAAAGATTCAAAGTCTTGTCCCACAAACCTACAACATACTTAAGCACAATATGTCTGAATAGGGCTTCTGTGCAACACTTCGAAGAAAATTACAGCCAATTGCACActtatgatatattttaataGTAACTATGAAAGGTTAGAATAAAAACATCCTAGGTAGTATAATAAAGcacattcaaaaatttaatttgtgcttgtcaatTACGACAGAAAAGAATCGATACTCCCAATTATTTGTAGTCAAGCTCTATGACTCAAAGTACGTCATAAATTACTCATTTTCCTTTATATTCATTAGATTCTTTGtatatttgagaaattttaCATAACCCACACTACccatttgttaaaatatttataaatcagCAACAATGCTCTAAAGTCTGAATCAATCGATCAAAATCTATCTGAATCCAAATCCGGTAAAACACTTCACCAAGACATAAATTACCACTACCGGACTGCGTTTCGATTTTAGCTACCTtattaataattcaaaaaaacATGAGGTGTATATACTGTGACCAATATATCCAGTACAAAAAAGAATGCAACAGTTTTGTACTGAATGAACTGATAATGTTGTAAATATTCTTTAATCATCAAAATTAATAGCCTTAGCTCAATCAATATTACATACGGGAAATGAATAATTATAATCCAGaggaaattttcaaattacaaaGACGAATGGTAATATTCAAGGTAGTGCTACCTACTTGGCACACAGTATTTTACTCGAAATTTGTATGCGGACTTGGACACAGACCTTTCAAACCAGGCGTTTGACACAGACTGCTTAAAATGGTTCAAGTTTGATTTTCAGTCACTTTGAGAgttgtttcaaaataataatatacaaatacatgtTGATTTATACAACATTTGGGCATAATTAGGGTATGACTAATATTGCAGCGCTCAAAATAATTTACCTGTGTTATTCTTTTACAAACAAGAGGTTCCAACATTGTTGTTTCTTCGAGTCGTGGACATAAATTTGTTCCCAGAGTTTTTATCTGCTGAAATAATAGTTAATGTTAccttattatttaaattttaatcaatcGTAAATTCATAAAACGCAAGAATACAAAAGAATAAATATCTGTAGTTATTATTTGAAATGTCGAAATAGAagtttttgaatgaaattcaaATCACAAAAGATTTTTTTATACGATGCCTATTAAaacttttgctccgaacaaagcCCAaaacaagcagccactgatatttaACATTATCCAAGCGCATACCAGACTCtttctgaaaataattgaaacaaTCGAAAAAGATCTAACCTTTTGCTTTTTGGTCTGAAGAAGATGTTTAGTGATCCCATTTGAAGAGCTTTGAGAGTGGTTTGTATTTTTTGATCCAAAGTGTGGCATGCTAAGGTTTCTTTTATGttctttaatattttctttgcgTTGATTGTGCTCATTACTGCTACCAAGTGTTGCAAATTTACCTGcgattaaaattcaaataaaatttgatatttcggtCCAGTCCAGTTTTACCATGCTTGAGATATGCTCTTGGCCTCTTTTCGCTAACTTTTCAGCACTCAtggctagggctgggcatttagaatcgaatattcgaatcgaatagtaaattattcgaataggttcagagctaaatttcgaatcgccgccatcttgttttctttttttcgccAATGATCGAGGTgaatttcccaatttttttttcattgaaatcatattttttcaacgcaattctaacaTACTATTCTAacatgactattttctgtagtgaatTATTGAttaaacgtgtttgttattgtgtgtgaacgctcagtaatctatctgagtgatgtattctatgtcttcagtaattcatctGTTAAAAGGACCAATTAATATAAAAGAGTCgcttataattatatatttccaagtattcgagattcaatccgaaaaaattattcgattcgattctgaaatcacaaggtattcgagaatgcccagccctactcatgGCCCCCTTAGTTATTCCAATGGTATCTAtggtgttattttgattgatatatTCCAAATCCCAtaatgttcaaacaattcatgcttgACAAAGtaaaaacaccctgtgaaatacccttaaataaacaatgaaactaggaagaacggggaatttcttataaagtgaaaagtaaaatcagttttgcgcctagtATTGTGGCCCCCTTCCAACTATTCTCTGGTACCCTTGGTGGGCCACGAGTCCCGGTTGGGAACCCCTGTAATAGAGAATAAAAAATGGCATTCCAGGGTGAAGGGAGATACGATAAAACCATACGCGTTATCAAGCAGCGTCAAACTggtttatattttaatacaGCACATGGATATAAGGAAATGAGCTAAATGAGATGAAAAACATGCTTACTAAAAAACATATGTCTTTATAAATTTGCAACTTTTCCTACCTAGAAGAGATTGTTTGTCCGAAGTGATGGTATGTGAACAAGCCATAAAATGTTGTAGAGTGAGTGcatattacaattttatattacaGAAAAAAGCAGGatacagacaaacaaatactaAAAACATTTATGAATAcagattttatattattaaaaaatattgcaatttttccTATTGAAGTTCAGTTTTGATAAGGTATAAATTATAAACACATAAAACCACTAGTATATATGTCATCTGGAAATGGTTTAACTTAGGACGACGAATGAGGTTTTTgacttaaaaatatttgtacattGAAACCACTAAGAATTTCTGCACCACACGTAGCCATAACAATTTTCCATAACAAAAGTAATCTTACCTGCACTGCTTGAACCAGCAACAGGATTATGATCAGCTTTGGAAGAATCTTTTGATGAAGTAAAAAAATGAAGTCCTTTAGAAAATGTTGAAGTATGTTCTTTTATAGGCGACGTTACGTTTGATGTACTATTTGACTTGGAATGTTTACTTTTCAGTTCACTCGCATGGGTTATATATTCCGGTGATATTCCAGAATGTGAATCATCGTAAATATTCTCTTTTGAATCGTGTCCATTAATAGGGGAAGGTGTTTGATGATGAGTGGGTTTTAAAAAATGGGAACAAAAAATATCGCCACGTCCGCGGCTGTGAACGCTACCATGACTGTTTAACATTGTCACAGTTCTGCGTCTCGGAAATAAAGTTTCATCTGTTAATTCCCATAAGCACAATTGTGCATCCTGTCCAACGGAACCAAACCTATATGAAATTCTAGGAGGAATATCGACCGACCCAGCTAAACTCATCCTTGATAATCTAGAAACGGTACTGTTAGTTCTCTGTCGTCTGACAAGATCATGTAAATCATTAACAGGAGAGCGAAGATCTCTTTTATCGTTTAAATTTTGcccttttttatttgtttgggTATGATCATTCAGCTTTAATTTGGTAGATTCAGCAGCATGTCTTCCCCTTTGAATAAACTTATTGTTTTGTAGTTCTGTTTGACTATCGGATGATCTTGAATGGGAATTGCACTTAACATCATTATGGGATAAGGAAGGAGATTCACTACTGTACCAGTTAATCACATCTTCCTCGTCAGGTATACAACAACAGTATTTATCGAAGGAGACATTGCTGACCCAAGATCGATGACCGTGACCACGGGCTAATACGAAGCCACCATAAAAGGCCCAAACAGTTACAAGATCATCCTCTCCTCCTGTCACTATATAACGTCCGTCAGGACTCCAGCAACAGCAGAGTAATCCCCCAAAATAACTTTTCATTGATCCTTTCATTTCGAAAGTGTTGTAATCCACGACACGAAGATATCCATCCTGAAAATATTTACTGTTATTCAGTTGAAGCCATAAGCTATGAAAAGAAGATCGGATTGGCCGAATGATTTGAACAGCCAAAAGAAAATCGAATTAAGGATTGGCGCATCATGATAAAAGTTAGAAACATGCTTGTCATTCTGATTAACCTTAGTATGTTTGCAGACTCAGATATTGTGGAGATGATTATATGTGAGAGGATCTTTGGGCACATCATCATCGTAGGAAATATCACTTGACTGTTGATTGCCATGTGTTTGAGCAGTAACATCCATTTTCTCCTCCCGGGGGaacaatattaaaatcaaatcataAACAATCAAATCATTTTACCATCCGTCTTAAATGAACATTTAAGCATATATATTGTGGAAATGTATACAGTCCCTTTACAGTTTCGATTTTgtcatgaagtcagttctcaatatatcttaatcaggtttgttggttttttaatcagtaattgtttataagtattttaacttcatttaatacatatgtgagggccaaaacaaaataaggtatcgaaaaattatatttgcaatttaaaaaaaagactttatggacaccctatatatctCGGCAGTAAACCAAAGAAGTTTAtgtcacatttttcaaaaatagactTTATTTGATAGCCTATTCTGTCTCTATGAACCAGGGCCCTTTTCTAGTCTGGGTTTCAAAACTGCACATGTTTTAGTTTCGATTTTAGGTAGTGCCTTAAGTCTATTTATAGACTTGGCTGTACAGatctgaaaattacaaaattgtgATTTTCTCAAAACCTCAAAATGTGACATAAGCTAATTTGGTTCAACAGCGGCGATATAGACCTATATGTCAGTCACCTTTCTGGCAAACGCATGTTTTTGATCTTATATACAAACAAAACTTCCAAAATTGTAATACAAGTATCATTACTTTGTTGAGATTATTCCACTCatcttattttattaaattttcattacaactcaaaattttaaaaatttttccaaattcagATAATTCTTTGATTTATCGAAATCACTGAATTTACAGACTAATTGGCCCTTTTTTAACTTGAACTCAAACCTTTATTTTTAATAGGATTAGAATTGAAACAAAAAGCAAAAGATATGTAACAATGAACTCGTATTAAGCAGAGTTAATGTGGACGTACTTTGAGAAGCACATGGAAATATTGGGAACCAGTGGTAATAGGTTTCAGAGTGTCTGAACTTAGCACTAAAATAAGGATTTTCAATATCATCTTTGGAACATAACATATCCCAAGCAACAGACCCAGCATTTCGTCAATTAAGTAATTTATAGCAGGTATTACAACATAACAGAATAAGCATATTATGTACATAGGTGTATGAAAACTTTATTTGATATAGATAATTAATTACAAAGAAGGTATGACATTGAACCACCATAATGTAAATAAAGATTCTCTCGCAGTCAATGTCAAGTtaatttgactgtttttgtaCAATCCAAATAAGCAACGTTATAGAATACAGCTTCGgcaaaaatataagaaaacaaacaataattttGTTAGGTGACAAACCTGAGAAACAATGGCGATATTCTTTCCATCAGC
This is a stretch of genomic DNA from Styela clava chromosome 2, kaStyClav1.hap1.2, whole genome shotgun sequence. It encodes these proteins:
- the LOC120335503 gene encoding WD repeat-containing protein 20-like isoform X1, producing the protein MALDGGGRELDIRSRFTTREGTYKQMPNFEYCRPNRVPYTAQGPPSAVTPVKASFTEIDDKDVKYTRIVFTIGRDLFYFNYEGVTQPVDLTKPLDKRTYKGVAPTCHDINRHTATMDSVRVAVGFAAGQIQIIDVGTKESLMILNEERMVDKISTTCVKWVPGSDTLLISSHANGHMYTYDSSHENMNVVPQYHEKPHKTSGDITIHTLKNKTYTSPTGAPLGVLKNPLYKWIVTNDNSAIHEFQFSADGKNIAIVSQDGYLRVVDYNTFEMKGSMKSYFGGLLCCCWSPDGRYIVTGGEDDLVTVWAFYGGFVLARGHGHRSWVSNVSFDKYCCCIPDEEDVINWYSSESPSLSHNDVKCNSHSRSSDSQTELQNNKFIQRGRHAAESTKLKLNDHTQTNKKGQNLNDKRDLRSPVNDLHDLVRRQRTNSTVSRLSRMSLAGSVDIPPRISYRFGSVGQDAQLCLWELTDETLFPRRRTVTMLNSHGSVHSRGRGDIFCSHFLKPTHHQTPSPINGHDSKENIYDDSHSGISPEYITHASELKSKHSKSNSTSNVTSPIKEHTSTFSKGLHFFTSSKDSSKADHNPVAGSSSAGKFATLGSSNEHNQRKENIKEHKRNLSMPHFGSKNTNHSQSSSNGITKHLLQTKKQKQIKTLGTNLCPRLEETTMLEPLVCKRITQGRLNSISFQEDSIVTACQDGFIQTWARPHQHLLQPVSPPKSSNTSSSTNIPTSPSSPPKISPSSKSPGTVV
- the LOC120335503 gene encoding WD repeat-containing protein 20-like isoform X2, coding for MALDGGGRELDIRSRFTTREGTYKQMPNFEYCRPNRVPYTAQGPPSAVTPVKASFTEIDDKDVKYTRIVFTIGRDLFYFNYEGVTQPVDLTKPLDKRTYKGVAPTCHDINRHTATMDSVRVAVGFAAGQIQIIDVGTKESLMILNEERMVDKISTTCVKWVPGSDTLLISSHANGHMYTYDSSHENMNVVPQYHEKPHKTSGDITIHTLKNKTYTSPTGAPLGVLKNPLYKWIVTNDNSAIHEFQFSADGKNIAIVSQDGYLRVVDYNTFEMKGSMKSYFGGLLCCCWSPDGRYIVTGGEDDLVTVWAFYGGFVLARGHGHRSWVSNVSFDKYCCCIPDEEDVINWYSSESPSLSHNDVKCNSHSRSSDSQTELQNNKFIQRGRHAAESTKLKLNDHTQTNKKGQNLNDKRDLRSPVNDLHDLVRRQRTNSTVSRLSRMSLAGSVDIPPRISYRFGSVGQDAQLCLWELTDETLFPRRRTVTMLNSHGSVHSRGRGDIFCSHFLKPTHHQTPSPINGHDSKENIYDDSHSGISPEYITHASELKSKHSKSNSTSNVTSPIKEHTSTFSKGLHFFTSSKDSSKADHNPVAGSSSAGKFATLGSSNEHNQRKENIKEHKRNLSMPHFGSKNTNHSQSSSNGITKHLLQTKKQKIKTLGTNLCPRLEETTMLEPLVCKRITQGRLNSISFQEDSIVTACQDGFIQTWARPHQHLLQPVSPPKSSNTSSSTNIPTSPSSPPKISPSSKSPGTVV